GCCCTGGACCAGCATCGGCAGGAAGATGACCGCGAGCGCGACCAGCACGGCCGCTCCGATCAGGCGTTGTTTCAGCGTGCTATCCACGGGGAGCGGTGGCCTGGCGGGGAGTCGCCGCAATTATAGGGTGCGGCCCGCCAAGCCAGCCGTCATTGCCCTGAACGCAACACCGCAAGCGCCGCCGCGGCGGTGTGGAAGGAACCGGCGACCACCACCCGGTCGCCCGGCGCGGACTGCGCCAGCGCGCGGGCCAGCGCCGCCTCCACGCTGGCGTCGCGGCTGCCTGCGGCCGCAGCGGTGCCGGCCAGGCGCGCGGCCAGGGCATCGACGTCCTCGCCGCGGGCGATCCCGGCCAGGCCGGCCAGGTGCCAGCGGTCGACCACGCCGTCCAGCGCCTGCACCAGGGCCACCACGTCCTTGTCCGCCAGCACCGACAGCACCATCGCCGTGGCACCGGCCGCCGGGCGCACCCTGGCCCAGGCCGCCAGCTCGCGCGCGGCCTGCGGGTTGTGGGCGACATCAACCACCACCTCGATGCCATCACGCTCGAACCGCTCCAGCCGGCCGGGCACGCGCGCGGCGGCCACGCCGGCGGCGCAGGCCGCGTCCGAGGGCGAGCGCGGCAGCGCGCGCAGGGCGGCGATCGCAGCGGCGGCGTTGGCGCGCTGCACCGGCGCGGCCAGCACCGGGTCCGGCAGCAGCAGTTCGGCGCCGACCTCGCGCCACTGCCACTGGCCCTCGCCCGCCGGCTCGTGGAAGAAGTCGCTGCCGGAGCGGATCGCGTTGGCGCCGATCGCGTAGGCGTGGCGCAGCACGCTGGAGGGCGGATCGATCTCCCCCAGCACCAGCGGCTTCCAGGCCCGGGCGATGCCCGCCTTCTCCTGGCCGATGGTCTCGCGGTCGCTGCCCAGCCAGTCGACATGGTCCACGTCGACGGTGGTGATCACCGCCACGTCCGGATCGACCAGGTTCACCGCGTCCAGGCGGCCGCCGAGGCCGACCTCCAGCACCGCCAGGTCCAGCGCCGCGCGCTGGAACAGCCACAGCGCGGCCAGGGTGCCGTACTCGAAATAGGTCAGTGGCGTGTCGCCGCGTGCCGACTCGACCGCGGCGAAGGCCCCGGCCAGCTCGTCGTCCCCTGCCTCGGCGCCGTCGATGCGCACGCGCTCGTTGTAGCGCAGCAGGTGCGGCGATGTGTACGCGCCGACCTTCCAGCCCTCGGCCCGGGCGATGGCCTCGATGAAGGCCACGGTCGAGCCCTTGCCGTTGGTGCCGCCGACGGTGACCACCTGCGCGGCCGGCCGTTCCAGGCCCAGGCGCGCGGCGACCTCGCGCACGCGCTCCAGGCCCATCTCGATGGCGCGCGGGTGACGGGTCTCGATGTAGGCCAGCCAGTCGGCCAGGGTGCGGGGCGAGTCGCTCATGCGGGATCAGGGTAATGGCGCGGGGTGGCCATGTCGCGGCCACGGGCGCGGGCCATGCAGCCACCCGGAAGCGGCTGCAGGCGGGAAGGAGGTATCGGCGGCGGATGCCGGCAGGGCGCCACGGCGACGCCCCGCCCGCCAGCGCGGATTACAGCGCGCGGTGCTTGGCTTCGCCGAAGAACGGGGTGTGGTGGGCGCAGTCGTTCAGGCGCACCACTTCCAGGCTGTCCACGTCCGCGCCCTCGAGCAGGTTGAGCGTGGTCGGGGCCTGGCGGAAGGTCCACAGCTTGCTGATCGGCAGGCCCAGGATCTTGCACAGCAGGACGCGGTTGACCGCGTCGTGGGCCACCAGCAGCAGGGTGTCGTCCGCACCGAGGCCCTCGGTCGCGCGGACCAGGCCGCGCCAGGAACGGTCCAGCACCTGGCGCAGCGACTCCCCACCGGGCATCAGCACCGTGTCCGGCTCCTCGCGCCAGGCACGCAGGCGGGCCGGATCCTTCTCGTTGATCTCCGACGCCAGCAGGCCTTCCCACTCGCCGTGGGCGATTTCCTGCACGTCCGGATCGATCTGCAGCATCCCCGCCCGCTCCTCGCCCAGCGCCAGCTCGGCGGTACGCCGCGCGCGCGACAGCGGCGAAGCCACGGCGCGGGTGATCGGCACCTCGCGCAGGCGCTCGCCCAGCGCGCGGGCCTGTGCCTCGCCGACCGGCGAAAGCGGGATGTCGATCTGGCCCTGGTAACGGCCCTCGGCGTTCCACGGCGTCTCGCCGTGGCGTGCAAGCAGGATGCGCATGGAATCCCCTCTGGAAAAAACCCCCGCCGTGAGACCACGGCGGGGGTGCGCATGATACCCGACGGCCGGGCCATCGGCCCGGACGGTTTCAGCGGGTAATACCCATCTCTTCCAGCAGCTGCGGGGCCGGGTAGACCTCCTGCATGATCCAGCGCATGTAGCGGCTGTCGACCGCGATCATGCGGGTCATCTTCGGGTCGAACACCCAGTTGGAGCTGACCGACTCCCAGTTGCCGTCGAAGGCCAGGCCGACCAGCTTGCCGCGGGCGTCCAGCACCGGCGAACCGGAGTTGCCGCCGGTGATGTCCAGGTCGGAGAGGAAGTTGACCGGCACCGAGCCGATGCGCGGGTCTTCCAGGCCGCCGTAGCGCCTGGCCGCGACCGCGTCCAGCAGGGCCTGCGGGGAATCGAACGGATCCTCGCCGGTGTTCTTGGCGACCAGGCCCTCGAGCGTGGTGAACGGGGTGTAGGCCACGCCGTCCTTCGGCTCGTAGCCGGTGACGTTGCCGAAGGTGATGCGTAGCGACAGGTTGGCATCCGGATAGACCGCCTTGCCCTGGCTCTTCTTGTAGTCGGCCACGGCCTGCAGGTAGACCGGGCGCGCGGCCAGGTTCTCGCCGGTGCGCACCTTGCGCTCCTGTTCGAGCTTGAGCAGGGTCGGCATCACCGCCACCGCGTACTGGATCGCCGGATCGTCGCTGGACTCGAACGCGGCGCGGTCGGCCGACATCCACTTCAGGCGCTCCTCGGTGCTGCCCAGCTTCGTCTGCGACAGCCGGTCCAGGGCGCGCTCGATGGCGGCGGCGTCGTTGCCGCCAAGCCACTCGTCCACCGCGGCCACGCGCTGGCTGGCCGGCAGCTTGATGTACTCGTTGAGCCAGTACGCCTGCAGCTGGCGGTCCATGGCCGGGACGAAGCGGCGCTCGAGCTGCTTCATCGCGCCTTCGATGGTCGGCAGGTCGCGCTCCTGGTAGCCGGACTCACGCTCGGCGTCGGGCTTGGCCTTCTCCAGCGACAGGCGGTACAGCTGGGTCGCCGCGCCGGTGGTCGCGGTGTTGTTGAACATCGCCAGCACCAGGTCGCGCTC
This genomic interval from Pseudoxanthomonas suwonensis 11-1 contains the following:
- a CDS encoding histidine phosphatase family protein; protein product: MRILLARHGETPWNAEGRYQGQIDIPLSPVGEAQARALGERLREVPITRAVASPLSRARRTAELALGEERAGMLQIDPDVQEIAHGEWEGLLASEINEKDPARLRAWREEPDTVLMPGGESLRQVLDRSWRGLVRATEGLGADDTLLLVAHDAVNRVLLCKILGLPISKLWTFRQAPTTLNLLEGADVDSLEVVRLNDCAHHTPFFGEAKHRAL
- the folC gene encoding bifunctional tetrahydrofolate synthase/dihydrofolate synthase gives rise to the protein MSDSPRTLADWLAYIETRHPRAIEMGLERVREVAARLGLERPAAQVVTVGGTNGKGSTVAFIEAIARAEGWKVGAYTSPHLLRYNERVRIDGAEAGDDELAGAFAAVESARGDTPLTYFEYGTLAALWLFQRAALDLAVLEVGLGGRLDAVNLVDPDVAVITTVDVDHVDWLGSDRETIGQEKAGIARAWKPLVLGEIDPPSSVLRHAYAIGANAIRSGSDFFHEPAGEGQWQWREVGAELLLPDPVLAAPVQRANAAAAIAALRALPRSPSDAACAAGVAAARVPGRLERFERDGIEVVVDVAHNPQAARELAAWARVRPAAGATAMVLSVLADKDVVALVQALDGVVDRWHLAGLAGIARGEDVDALAARLAGTAAAAGSRDASVEAALARALAQSAPGDRVVVAGSFHTAAAALAVLRSGQ